Proteins encoded in a region of the Homo sapiens chromosome 20, GRCh38.p14 Primary Assembly genome:
- the ARFRP1 gene encoding ADP-ribosylation factor-related protein 1 isoform b (isoform b is encoded by transcript variant 2), which produces MYTLLSGLYKYMFQKDEYCILILGLDNAGKTTFLEQSKTRFNKNYKGMSLSKITTTVGLNIGTVDVGKARLMFWDLGGQEELQSLWDKYYAECHGVIYVIDSTDEERLAESKQAFEKVVTSEALCGVPVLVLANKQDVETCLSIPDIKTAFSDCTSKIGRRDCLTQACSALTG; this is translated from the exons ATGTACACGCTGCTGTCGGGCTTGTACAAGTACATGTTTCAGAAGGACGAGTACTGCATCCTGATCCTGGGCCTGGACAATGCTGGGAAGACG ACCTTCCTGGAGCAGTCGAAAACCCGATTTAACAAGAACTACAAGGGGATGAGTCTATCCAAAATCACCACCACCGTGGGCCTAAACA tcGGCACTGTGGATGTGGGAAAGGCTCGGCTCATGTTCTGGGACTTAGGAGGGCAGGAAGAGCTGCAGTCTTTGTGGGACAAG TATTATGCGGAGTGTCACGGCGTCATCTACGTCATTGACTCCACCGACGAGGAGAGGCTGGCTGAGTCCAAGCAGGCGTTTG AGAAGGTGGTGACCAGCGAGGCGCTGTGCGGTGTCCCCGTCTTGGTGCTGGCCAACAAGCAGGATGTGGAG ACGTGCCTCTCAATCCCTGACATCAAGACGGCCTTCAGCGACTGCACCAGCAAGATCGGCAGGCGAGATTGCCTGACCCAGGCCTGCTCGGCCCTCACAGGGTGA
- the ARFRP1 gene encoding ADP-ribosylation factor-related protein 1 isoform c (isoform c is encoded by transcript variant 3) translates to MYTLLSGLYKYMFQKDEYCILILGLDNAGKTTFLEQSKTRFNKNYKGMSLSKITTTVGLNIGTVDVGKARLMFWDLGGQEELQSLWDKYYAECHGVIYVIDSTDEERLAESKQAFEGGDQRGAVRCPRLGAGQQAGCGDVPLNP, encoded by the exons ATGTACACGCTGCTGTCGGGCTTGTACAAGTACATGTTTCAGAAGGACGAGTACTGCATCCTGATCCTGGGCCTGGACAATGCTGGGAAGACG ACCTTCCTGGAGCAGTCGAAAACCCGATTTAACAAGAACTACAAGGGGATGAGTCTATCCAAAATCACCACCACCGTGGGCCTAAACA tcGGCACTGTGGATGTGGGAAAGGCTCGGCTCATGTTCTGGGACTTAGGAGGGCAGGAAGAGCTGCAGTCTTTGTGGGACAAG TATTATGCGGAGTGTCACGGCGTCATCTACGTCATTGACTCCACCGACGAGGAGAGGCTGGCTGAGTCCAAGCAGGCGTTTG AAGGTGGTGACCAGCGAGGCGCTGTGCGGTGTCCCCGTCTTGGTGCTGGCCAACAAGCAGGATGTGGAG ACGTGCCTCTCAATCCCTGA
- the ARFRP1 gene encoding ADP-ribosylation factor-related protein 1 isoform e (isoform e is encoded by transcript variant 5), whose amino-acid sequence MSLSKITTTVGLNIGTVDVGKARLMFWDLGGQEELQSLWDKYYAECHGVIYVIDSTDEERLAESKQAFEKVVTSEALCGVPVLVLANKQDVETCLSIPDIKTAFSDCTSKIGRRDCLTQACSALTGKGVREGIEWMVKCVVRNVHRPPRQRDIT is encoded by the exons ATGAGTCTATCCAAAATCACCACCACCGTGGGCCTAAACA tcGGCACTGTGGATGTGGGAAAGGCTCGGCTCATGTTCTGGGACTTAGGAGGGCAGGAAGAGCTGCAGTCTTTGTGGGACAAG TATTATGCGGAGTGTCACGGCGTCATCTACGTCATTGACTCCACCGACGAGGAGAGGCTGGCTGAGTCCAAGCAGGCGTTTG AGAAGGTGGTGACCAGCGAGGCGCTGTGCGGTGTCCCCGTCTTGGTGCTGGCCAACAAGCAGGATGTGGAG ACGTGCCTCTCAATCCCTGACATCAAGACGGCCTTCAGCGACTGCACCAGCAAGATCGGCAGGCGAGATTGCCTGACCCAGGCCTGCTCGGCCCTCACAGG CAAAGGGGTGCGCGAGGGCATCGAGTGGATGGTGAAGTGTGTCGTGCGGAATGTGCACCGGCCGCCGCGGCAGAGGGACATCACGTAG
- the ARFRP1 gene encoding ADP-ribosylation factor-related protein 1 isoform X1, whose translation MYTLLSGLYKYMFQKDEYCILILGLDNAGKTTFLEQSKTRFNKNYKGMSLSKITTTVGLNIGTVDVGKARLMFWDLGGQEELQSLWDKYYAECHGVIYVIDSTDEERLAESKQAFEKVVTSEALCGVPVLVLANKQDVETCLSIPDIKTAFSDCTSKIGRRDCLTQACSALTGKGVREGIEWMVKCVVRNVHRPPRQRDIT comes from the exons ATGTACACGCTGCTGTCGGGCTTGTACAAGTACATGTTTCAGAAGGACGAGTACTGCATCCTGATCCTGGGCCTGGACAATGCTGGGAAGACG ACCTTCCTGGAGCAGTCGAAAACCCGATTTAACAAGAACTACAAGGGGATGAGTCTATCCAAAATCACCACCACCGTGGGCCTAAACA tcGGCACTGTGGATGTGGGAAAGGCTCGGCTCATGTTCTGGGACTTAGGAGGGCAGGAAGAGCTGCAGTCTTTGTGGGACAAG TATTATGCGGAGTGTCACGGCGTCATCTACGTCATTGACTCCACCGACGAGGAGAGGCTGGCTGAGTCCAAGCAGGCGTTTG AGAAGGTGGTGACCAGCGAGGCGCTGTGCGGTGTCCCCGTCTTGGTGCTGGCCAACAAGCAGGATGTGGAG ACGTGCCTCTCAATCCCTGACATCAAGACGGCCTTCAGCGACTGCACCAGCAAGATCGGCAGGCGAGATTGCCTGACCCAGGCCTGCTCGGCCCTCACAGG CAAAGGGGTGCGCGAGGGCATCGAGTGGATGGTGAAGTGTGTCGTGCGGAATGTGCACCGGCCGCCGCGGCAGAGGGACATCACGTAG
- the TNFRSF6B gene encoding tumor necrosis factor receptor superfamily member 6B precursor, with protein sequence MRALEGPGLSLLCLVLALPALLPVPAVRGVAETPTYPWRDAETGERLVCAQCPPGTFVQRPCRRDSPTTCGPCPPRHYTQFWNYLERCRYCNVLCGEREEEARACHATHNRACRCRTGFFAHAGFCLEHASCPPGAGVIAPGTPSQNTQCQPCPPGTFSASSSSSEQCQPHRNCTALGLALNVPGSSSHDTLCTSCTGFPLSTRVPGAEECERAVIDFVAFQDISIKRLQRLLQALEAPEGWGPTPRAGRAALQLKLRRRLTELLGAQDGALLVRLLQALRVARMPGLERSVRERFLPVH encoded by the exons GGCCTGTCGCTGCTGTGCCTGGTGTTGGCGCTGCCTGCCCTGCTGCCGGTGCCGGCTGTACGCGGAGTGGCAGAAACACCCACCTACCCCTGGCGGGACGCAGAGACAGGGGAGCGGCTGGTGTGCGCCCAGTGCCCCCCAGGCACCTTTGTGCAGCGGCCGTGCCGCCGAGACAGCCCCACGACGTGTGGCCCGTGTCCACCGCGCCACTACACGCAGTTCTGGAACTACCTAGAGCGCTGCCGCTACTGCAACGTCCTCTGCGGGGAGCGTGAGGAGGAGGCACGGGCTTGCCACGCCACCCACAACCGTGCCTGCCGCTGCCGCACCGGCTTCTTCGCGCACGCTGGTTTCTGCTTGGAGCACGCATCGTGTCCACCTGGTGCCGGCGTGATTGCCCCGG GCACCCCCAGCCAGAACACGCAGTGCCAGCCGTGCCCCCCAGGCACCTTCTCAGCCAGCAGCTCCAGCTCAGAGCAGTGCCAGCCCCACCGCAACTGCacggccctgggcctggccctcaATGTGCCAGGCTCTTCCTCCCATGACACCCTGTGCACCAGCTGCACTGGCTTCCCCCTCAGCACCAGGGTACCAG GAGCTGAGGAGTGTGAGCGTGCCGTCATCGACTTTGTGGCTTTCCAGGACATCTCCATCAAGAGGCTGCAGCGGCTGCTGCAGGCCCTCGAGGCCCCGGAGGGCTGGGGTCCGACACCAAGGGCGGGCCGCGCGGCCTTGCAGCTGAAGCTGCGTCGGCGGCTCACGGAGCTCCTGGGGGCGCAGGACGGGGCGCTGCTGGTGCGGCTGCTGCAGGCGCTGCGCGTGGCCAGGATGCCCGGGCTGGAGCGGAGCGTCCGTGAGCGCTTCCTCCCTGTGCACTGA
- the ARFRP1 gene encoding ADP-ribosylation factor-related protein 1 isoform X2, whose protein sequence is MYTLLSGLYKYMFQKDEYCILILGLDNAGKTTFLEQSKTRFNKNYKGMSLSKITTTVGLNIGTVDVGKARLMFWDLGGQEELQSLWDKYYAECHGVIYVIDSTDEERLAESKQAFGGDQRGAVRCPRLGAGQQAGCGDVPLNP, encoded by the exons ATGTACACGCTGCTGTCGGGCTTGTACAAGTACATGTTTCAGAAGGACGAGTACTGCATCCTGATCCTGGGCCTGGACAATGCTGGGAAGACG ACCTTCCTGGAGCAGTCGAAAACCCGATTTAACAAGAACTACAAGGGGATGAGTCTATCCAAAATCACCACCACCGTGGGCCTAAACA tcGGCACTGTGGATGTGGGAAAGGCTCGGCTCATGTTCTGGGACTTAGGAGGGCAGGAAGAGCTGCAGTCTTTGTGGGACAAG TATTATGCGGAGTGTCACGGCGTCATCTACGTCATTGACTCCACCGACGAGGAGAGGCTGGCTGAGTCCAAGCAGGCGTTTG GTGGTGACCAGCGAGGCGCTGTGCGGTGTCCCCGTCTTGGTGCTGGCCAACAAGCAGGATGTGGAG ACGTGCCTCTCAATCCCTGA
- the ARFRP1 gene encoding ADP-ribosylation factor-related protein 1 isoform d (isoform d is encoded by transcript variant 4) yields MYTLLSGLYKYMFQKDEYCILILGLDNAGKTTFLEQSKTRFNKNYKGMSLSKITTTVGLNIGTVDVGKARLMFWDLGGQEELQSLWDKYYAECHGVIYVIDSTDEERLAESKQAFDVPLNP; encoded by the exons ATGTACACGCTGCTGTCGGGCTTGTACAAGTACATGTTTCAGAAGGACGAGTACTGCATCCTGATCCTGGGCCTGGACAATGCTGGGAAGACG ACCTTCCTGGAGCAGTCGAAAACCCGATTTAACAAGAACTACAAGGGGATGAGTCTATCCAAAATCACCACCACCGTGGGCCTAAACA tcGGCACTGTGGATGTGGGAAAGGCTCGGCTCATGTTCTGGGACTTAGGAGGGCAGGAAGAGCTGCAGTCTTTGTGGGACAAG TATTATGCGGAGTGTCACGGCGTCATCTACGTCATTGACTCCACCGACGAGGAGAGGCTGGCTGAGTCCAAGCAGGCGTTTG ACGTGCCTCTCAATCCCTGA